Proteins encoded within one genomic window of Brenneria nigrifluens DSM 30175 = ATCC 13028:
- the menE gene encoding o-succinylbenzoate--CoA ligase → MAILSDWPWHYWAERAPQAAALVEDDLRWSWRQAAERINQLAADFERQGVTSGCGVALRGKNSAAMLWCYLALLQCGARLLPLNPQLPASLTDALWDSLDVTYGLCLNAQSWPSGVVALRYAPGERGGAAYNAPPWRPERLATLTLTSGSSGAPKAAAHTFAAHLASAEGVLAMMAFAPGDSWLLSLPLFHVSGQGILWRWLLCGATVVVRAHQPLERALQGCSHASLVPTQLWRLLTHDAAPAALKSVLLGGAAIPQELTREAQARGINCWCGYGLTELASTVCAKRADGRAGVGLPLREREIRLAGEEVLLRGATLAAGYWRDGRLFPLVDEEGWFHTRDRGRFADGEWHILGRLDNQFFSGGEGIQPENIESALLTHPAVRQAYVVPIDDLEFGQRPVAVVEISGSTTLDALRDWLLPQLAGFQRPVAYYHLPAALKNGGIKISRRQVKAWVDSESNSQKD, encoded by the coding sequence ATGGCAATCCTGAGCGACTGGCCCTGGCATTACTGGGCCGAACGCGCGCCGCAGGCGGCGGCGCTGGTGGAGGACGACCTCCGCTGGAGCTGGCGGCAGGCGGCGGAGCGGATTAATCAACTGGCGGCCGACTTCGAGCGTCAGGGCGTAACGTCGGGCTGCGGGGTGGCGCTGCGCGGCAAAAACAGCGCGGCGATGCTGTGGTGTTATCTGGCGCTGTTGCAGTGCGGCGCCCGTTTGCTGCCGCTGAATCCGCAACTGCCGGCATCGTTAACCGACGCACTGTGGGATTCGCTCGACGTGACTTACGGGCTATGCCTGAATGCGCAATCATGGCCGTCGGGCGTGGTTGCCCTGCGGTATGCGCCCGGCGAACGCGGCGGTGCCGCTTATAACGCGCCGCCCTGGCGGCCGGAACGGCTGGCGACGCTGACGTTGACCTCCGGCTCCAGCGGCGCGCCGAAGGCGGCGGCGCATACCTTTGCCGCCCATTTGGCCAGCGCGGAGGGGGTATTGGCGATGATGGCGTTCGCCCCCGGCGACAGCTGGCTGCTCTCATTGCCGCTGTTTCATGTTTCCGGGCAGGGCATCCTGTGGCGCTGGCTGCTTTGCGGCGCGACGGTGGTGGTGCGCGCCCATCAGCCTTTGGAGCGCGCCTTGCAGGGCTGCTCTCACGCCTCTCTGGTGCCGACCCAGCTATGGCGGCTGCTGACGCACGATGCGGCGCCGGCCGCGCTGAAATCGGTATTGCTGGGGGGCGCGGCGATCCCGCAGGAATTAACCCGCGAGGCGCAGGCGCGCGGCATCAACTGCTGGTGTGGATACGGTTTGACCGAGCTGGCGTCCACGGTGTGCGCCAAGCGCGCCGATGGCCGGGCGGGCGTCGGGCTGCCGTTGCGCGAGCGGGAAATCCGTCTGGCGGGTGAAGAGGTGCTGCTGCGCGGCGCGACGCTGGCGGCAGGCTACTGGCGCGACGGGCGGCTTTTCCCGCTGGTCGACGAAGAGGGCTGGTTTCATACCCGCGATCGCGGGCGTTTCGCCGACGGCGAGTGGCATATTCTGGGCCGTCTGGATAACCAGTTCTTCAGCGGCGGCGAGGGGATTCAGCCGGAAAATATCGAGTCCGCGCTGCTCACGCACCCGGCGGTGCGGCAAGCCTACGTGGTGCCGATTGATGATTTGGAGTTCGGTCAGCGCCCCGTCGCGGTGGTTGAAATAAGCGGTTCGACAACGCTGGATGCGCTGCGGGATTGGTTGCTGCCGCAGTTGGCGGGCTTCCAGCGTCCGGTGGCCTATTATCATCTGCCGGCGGCATTGAAGAACGGCGGGATTAAAATTTCCCGCCGTCAGGTGAAAGCGTGGGTGGATAGCGAGAGTAATTCGCAGAAAGACTGA
- the menH gene encoding 2-succinyl-6-hydroxy-2,4-cyclohexadiene-1-carboxylate synthase, whose protein sequence is MLHCRKIAPAEGSPARPWLVCLHGLLGSGEDWQPIAPFFNDWPLLLVDLPGHGGSLGVTPGGFAQVSELLSATLRQQGIEEYLLLGYSLGGRIAMYHACCGQPRGMRGLLAEGGHPGLAQPRLREQRLLHDAGWARRLRHEPMAAVLNDWYRQAVFADLNAAQRAGLVALRRLNYGPAVADMLEATSLGRQPWLGEKLRQLAVPFAYLCGAADAKFQALAAQYNLPLLSVARAGHNAHQANPAEYAARILSFLSHPVKD, encoded by the coding sequence ATGCTGCACTGCCGGAAAATAGCCCCGGCCGAAGGCTCTCCCGCCCGGCCGTGGCTGGTGTGCCTGCACGGCCTGTTAGGCAGCGGAGAGGACTGGCAACCGATAGCGCCTTTTTTCAACGACTGGCCCTTGCTGCTGGTGGACTTGCCGGGGCATGGCGGCTCCCTCGGCGTTACGCCCGGCGGTTTTGCCCAGGTCAGCGAACTGTTGAGCGCCACGTTGCGCCAACAGGGCATTGAAGAGTATTTGCTGCTGGGGTACTCGCTGGGCGGCCGCATTGCCATGTATCATGCCTGTTGCGGGCAGCCTCGCGGCATGCGGGGGCTGCTGGCGGAGGGCGGCCATCCGGGGTTGGCCCAGCCCCGGTTGCGTGAACAGCGCCTGTTGCACGACGCCGGCTGGGCGCGGCGCTTGCGCCATGAACCGATGGCGGCGGTATTGAACGACTGGTATCGGCAGGCGGTATTCGCTGATTTAAACGCCGCGCAGCGCGCCGGCCTGGTTGCCCTACGCCGCCTGAATTACGGCCCCGCGGTGGCGGATATGCTGGAAGCCACCTCGCTGGGGCGGCAGCCCTGGCTGGGGGAGAAACTGCGGCAACTGGCTGTTCCCTTTGCTTATCTGTGCGGCGCCGCCGACGCCAAGTTTCAGGCGCTGGCGGCGCAGTATAATTTGCCGTTACTGAGCGTGGCGCGGGCCGGCCATAATGCGCATCAGGCCAACCCGGCGGAGTACGCCGCGCGGATACTTTCTTTTCTTTCGCATCCCGTTAAGGATTAA
- a CDS encoding catalase — protein MSKKKLTTVAGAPVVDNNNIITAGRRGPMLMQDVWFLEKLAHFDREVIPERRMHAKGSGAHGTFTVTHDITRYTRAKIFAEIGKKTDMFIRFSTVAGERGAADAERDIRGFAMKFYTEEGNWDLVGNNTPVFYLRDPLKFPDLNHIVKRDPRTNLRNPVYKWDFFSQLPESLHQLTIDFSDRGLPKSFRHIHGFGSHTYSFINAANERFWVKFHFICQQGIENLMDDEAEALVGKDRESSQRDLFNAIENGDFPRWKLQIQIMPEAEASQVPYNPFDLTKVWPHGDYPLIDVGFFELNRNPDNYFAEVEQAAFNPAHIVPGIGFSPDKMLQGRLFSYGDAERYRLGVNHHQIPVNAPKCPFHNYHRDGALRVDGNSGNGATYEPNSFGVFQEQPDFSEPPLTIEGAADHWNHREDEDYFSQPRALFNLLSEEEHQRMFQRIADELSQVPEFIQQRQIALFNKVDPAYGAGVAQALQAVGK, from the coding sequence ATGAGCAAGAAAAAGCTGACGACCGTAGCGGGCGCGCCGGTTGTTGATAATAATAATATCATAACCGCCGGACGGCGCGGCCCCATGTTGATGCAGGACGTATGGTTTCTGGAAAAACTGGCGCATTTCGATCGTGAAGTGATTCCGGAACGACGGATGCACGCCAAAGGTTCCGGCGCGCACGGCACCTTCACCGTTACCCACGATATTACCCGCTATACCCGGGCAAAAATCTTCGCTGAAATCGGCAAGAAAACCGATATGTTTATCCGTTTCTCCACCGTGGCCGGGGAACGCGGCGCCGCTGACGCGGAGCGCGATATTCGCGGTTTCGCCATGAAATTCTATACCGAAGAGGGCAACTGGGATCTGGTGGGCAACAATACCCCGGTGTTCTATCTGCGCGACCCGCTGAAATTTCCCGATCTCAACCATATTGTCAAACGCGACCCGCGCACCAACCTGCGCAACCCGGTCTACAAATGGGATTTCTTCTCCCAGTTGCCGGAATCGCTGCATCAATTGACCATTGATTTCAGCGACCGCGGATTACCCAAATCTTTCCGTCATATTCACGGCTTCGGCAGCCATACCTACAGCTTTATCAACGCCGCAAACGAACGCTTTTGGGTCAAATTCCACTTTATCTGCCAGCAGGGCATCGAGAATCTGATGGACGACGAAGCGGAAGCGCTGGTGGGCAAAGACCGCGAAAGCTCGCAGCGCGATCTGTTCAACGCCATTGAAAACGGGGATTTCCCGCGCTGGAAGCTACAGATCCAGATCATGCCGGAAGCCGAGGCGTCACAGGTTCCGTACAACCCGTTCGACCTGACGAAAGTCTGGCCGCACGGCGATTATCCGCTGATCGACGTCGGCTTTTTCGAACTGAACCGCAACCCGGACAACTACTTTGCCGAAGTGGAACAGGCAGCCTTCAACCCGGCGCATATCGTACCCGGCATCGGCTTTTCGCCGGATAAGATGTTGCAGGGGCGTCTATTCTCTTATGGCGACGCCGAACGCTACCGTTTAGGGGTCAATCACCATCAGATCCCGGTCAACGCCCCCAAATGCCCGTTCCATAACTACCATCGCGACGGCGCGCTGCGCGTTGACGGCAACAGCGGCAACGGCGCCACCTATGAACCGAACAGCTTTGGCGTATTTCAGGAGCAGCCGGACTTCAGCGAGCCGCCGCTAACCATTGAAGGCGCCGCCGATCACTGGAACCACCGTGAGGATGAAGATTATTTCAGCCAGCCGCGGGCGCTGTTCAATCTGCTGAGCGAAGAGGAACACCAGCGCATGTTCCAGCGCATCGCCGACGAACTGTCGCAGGTGCCCGAGTTTATTCAGCAACGGCAGATCGCGCTGTTCAACAAGGTCGATCCCGCATACGGGGCAGGCGTGGCGCAAGCGCTGCAAGCCGTTGGGAAATAA
- the menC gene encoding o-succinylbenzoate synthase, with product MRRVKVYRYSVPMEAGVVLRHQRLKTRDGLIVHLQQGDGQGWGEIAPLPEFSAETLAQAESAALEQLRRWAAGQPLADDLPPSVAFGLSCAQAELEQRLPQAADYRKAPLCSGDPDELFAMLQSMPGEKVAKVKVGLYEAVRDGMIVNVLLEALPDLQLRLDANRSWTRAKADGFARYVDPALRSRIAFLEEPCKTRQESREFARETGINIAWDESVREADFRVEAEPGVSAIVIKPTLVGSLARCRELAQQARQAGLSAVISSSIESSLGLTQLARVAHWLTPHTVPGLDTLDLMQAQVVRGWPESRLPLLTAERLETVWQS from the coding sequence ATGCGCCGGGTTAAGGTTTATCGCTACAGCGTGCCGATGGAGGCCGGCGTGGTGCTGCGCCATCAGCGCCTGAAAACCCGCGACGGGCTGATCGTTCACCTGCAACAGGGTGACGGGCAGGGCTGGGGGGAGATTGCGCCGCTGCCGGAGTTCAGCGCGGAAACGCTGGCGCAGGCCGAGTCGGCCGCCCTTGAACAGCTGCGACGCTGGGCGGCGGGACAGCCGCTGGCGGATGACCTTCCGCCGTCGGTGGCTTTCGGCCTGAGCTGCGCGCAGGCCGAGCTGGAGCAGCGTTTGCCGCAGGCGGCGGATTACCGCAAGGCGCCGCTGTGCAGCGGCGATCCCGACGAACTGTTCGCCATGCTGCAGAGCATGCCGGGCGAAAAGGTGGCCAAGGTCAAGGTCGGGCTGTACGAGGCGGTGCGTGACGGCATGATCGTCAACGTTCTGCTGGAAGCCTTGCCGGACCTGCAACTGCGGCTGGACGCCAACCGCAGTTGGACGCGCGCCAAAGCCGACGGCTTTGCCCGCTACGTGGATCCGGCGTTGCGTTCGCGCATCGCCTTTCTGGAAGAGCCGTGCAAAACCCGTCAGGAATCCCGCGAGTTCGCGCGGGAAACCGGCATCAACATCGCCTGGGACGAGAGCGTGCGCGAAGCCGATTTTCGGGTGGAAGCGGAACCCGGCGTCAGCGCCATCGTGATCAAACCGACGCTGGTCGGCAGTCTGGCGCGCTGTCGAGAGCTGGCGCAGCAAGCCCGCCAGGCGGGGTTAAGCGCGGTGATCAGCTCCAGCATCGAATCCAGCTTGGGGTTAACCCAACTGGCGCGGGTGGCGCACTGGCTGACGCCGCATACGGTGCCCGGCCTGGACACGCTGGACCTGATGCAGGCGCAGGTGGTCAGGGGCTGGCCGGAAAGCCGCTTGCCGCTGTTGACCGCCGAACGGCTGGAAACGGTATGGCAATCCTGA
- a CDS encoding thioredoxin family protein translates to MLEQQATIIDVNESNLHQVLEQSATLPVLFYFWSERSQHCQQLEPALNKLAQEYVGQFLLARVDCDAEQRVAAQFGLRAIPTVYLFQDGQPVDGFQGPQPEEAIRDLLQRVLPKAEELKVAEAQQLIQEGKLPEALALLKEAWQLSQQRSDIGLLLAEVQIQLNRSEEAEAVLATVPLQDQDTRYHSLVAQIELLKQAADTPEIQQLQQQLADDAQNAELAVQLALQLHQVGRNEEALELLLGFLKQDLGAAQGNARKTLLDIMAALGTGDALAARYRRQLYSLLY, encoded by the coding sequence ATGCTAGAACAACAAGCAACGATTATCGATGTTAACGAGTCCAATCTTCATCAGGTGCTGGAACAGTCCGCGACGCTGCCCGTGCTGTTTTATTTCTGGTCGGAGCGCAGTCAACATTGCCAGCAACTGGAGCCGGCGCTAAATAAACTGGCGCAGGAATATGTCGGGCAATTTCTTCTTGCCCGCGTGGATTGCGACGCCGAGCAGCGCGTTGCGGCACAGTTCGGCCTGCGGGCGATCCCCACCGTCTACCTGTTCCAGGACGGCCAGCCCGTCGATGGTTTTCAGGGGCCGCAGCCGGAAGAGGCCATCCGCGACCTGCTGCAGCGGGTATTGCCGAAAGCGGAAGAACTGAAGGTCGCCGAAGCTCAGCAGCTGATTCAGGAGGGCAAACTGCCGGAGGCGCTGGCGCTGCTGAAAGAAGCCTGGCAACTGAGCCAGCAGCGCAGCGACATCGGCCTGCTACTGGCGGAGGTGCAGATTCAGCTCAACCGCAGCGAAGAGGCCGAAGCCGTGCTGGCAACCGTTCCGCTCCAGGATCAGGATACCCGCTACCACAGCCTGGTGGCGCAGATTGAATTGCTGAAGCAGGCCGCCGACACGCCGGAAATCCAACAGCTGCAACAGCAGTTGGCGGACGATGCGCAGAACGCCGAACTGGCGGTACAGCTGGCGCTGCAGCTGCATCAGGTGGGGCGTAATGAAGAAGCGCTTGAGCTGCTGCTCGGCTTTCTGAAGCAGGATCTCGGCGCGGCGCAGGGCAACGCCCGCAAAACGCTGCTGGATATCATGGCTGCGCTCGGCACCGGCGACGCCCTCGCCGCCCGCTACCGCCGCCAGCTTTATTCACTGCTGTATTAA
- the menB gene encoding 1,4-dihydroxy-2-naphthoyl-CoA synthase: MLYPSEELLYAPVEWHDCSGDFVDILYHKSTDGIAKITINRPQVRNAFRPQTVKEMIQALDNARHDDGIGVIILTGAGEKAFCSGGDQKVRGDYGGYQDDSGVHHLNVLDFQRQIRTCPKPVVAMVAGYSIGGGHVLHMMCDLTIAAENAVFGQTGPRVGSFDGGWGASYMARIVGQKKAREIWFLCRQYDAAQALEMGLVNTVVPLAELEKETVRWCREMLQNSPMALRCLKAALNADCDGQAGLQELAGNATMLFYMTDEGQEGRNAFNEKRQPDFSKFKRNP; the protein is encoded by the coding sequence ATGCTTTATCCCAGTGAAGAACTGCTTTACGCCCCGGTGGAATGGCACGATTGCAGCGGCGATTTCGTCGATATTCTCTATCACAAATCCACCGACGGCATTGCCAAAATCACCATCAATCGTCCTCAGGTGCGTAATGCTTTTCGCCCGCAGACGGTGAAAGAGATGATCCAGGCGCTGGATAACGCCCGTCACGACGACGGCATCGGCGTGATTATTCTGACCGGCGCGGGAGAAAAGGCCTTCTGCTCCGGCGGCGATCAGAAAGTGCGCGGCGATTACGGCGGCTATCAGGACGACAGCGGGGTGCATCACCTGAACGTGCTGGACTTCCAGCGTCAAATCCGCACCTGTCCGAAACCGGTGGTGGCGATGGTGGCGGGCTACTCCATCGGCGGCGGACACGTGCTGCATATGATGTGCGATCTGACCATCGCGGCGGAAAACGCCGTCTTCGGCCAGACCGGTCCGCGCGTCGGGTCGTTCGACGGTGGCTGGGGCGCTTCTTATATGGCGCGTATCGTCGGACAGAAAAAAGCCCGCGAAATCTGGTTCCTGTGCCGGCAGTATGACGCGGCGCAGGCGCTGGAGATGGGGCTGGTCAATACCGTGGTGCCGCTGGCGGAGCTGGAAAAAGAGACGGTGCGCTGGTGCCGCGAGATGTTGCAGAACAGCCCGATGGCGCTGCGCTGCCTGAAAGCCGCCCTCAACGCCGACTGCGACGGTCAGGCCGGTTTGCAGGAGCTGGCGGGCAACGCCACCATGCTGTTCTATATGACCGACGAAGGGCAGGAGGGGCGCAATGCCTTTAATGAAAAACGCCAGCCCGACTTCAGTAAATTCAAACGGAATCCGTAA
- the menD gene encoding 2-succinyl-5-enolpyruvyl-6-hydroxy-3-cyclohexene-1-carboxylic-acid synthase, producing the protein MSTSVFNRRWAELLLEALTRHGVRHICIAPGSRSTPLTLAAAEHGALICHTHFDERGLGHLALGLAKAAAEPVAVVVTSGTAAANLYPAIVEAGLTGERLIVLTADRPPELIDCGANQAIRQHGLYASHPALALNLPRPTADIPARWLVSTLDSAMAQLTHGVLHINCPFAEPLYGADDEAAYRDWLTALGDWWRHREPWLREMRRTTLAQQPDWDEWRRKRGVVIVGQVGPQQGAQIARWASALGWPLIGDVLSQSGQPLPCADIWLANPAALERLDRAEIVVQFGGCLTGKRLLQWQETCRPQSFWLVDALPGRLDPAQHRGRRLIADIGDWLAAHPPLTQSPWADDLTAIARHARQQVTAHLAARFGEAQLAQRLPELLPPDGQLFVGNSLVVRLIDALAQLPQQYPVYGNRGASGIDGLISTLAGVQRGNGKATLGIVGDLSALYDLNALALLRQAPAPLVLIVVNNNGGQIFSLLPTPPQQREAFYCMPQNVEFGHAAAMFGLDYVRADSWRQISDAVARCWAQGGVTLLEVVVPPKDGAETLSALVAQAATW; encoded by the coding sequence ATGTCGACAAGTGTCTTTAATCGCCGCTGGGCCGAGTTGTTGCTTGAGGCGCTAACCCGCCACGGCGTGCGCCATATCTGCATCGCGCCGGGTTCCCGTTCCACTCCGCTGACGCTGGCGGCGGCCGAGCACGGCGCGCTGATTTGCCATACCCATTTTGACGAGCGGGGATTGGGGCATTTGGCCCTGGGGCTGGCAAAGGCCGCCGCTGAACCGGTGGCGGTGGTGGTGACCTCCGGCACGGCGGCGGCGAATCTTTATCCGGCGATCGTGGAAGCGGGGCTGACCGGCGAGCGGCTGATCGTGCTGACGGCCGATCGTCCGCCCGAATTGATTGACTGCGGCGCCAATCAGGCCATTCGCCAGCACGGCCTGTATGCCTCCCACCCGGCGCTGGCGCTGAATCTGCCGCGGCCCACGGCGGATATACCGGCCCGCTGGCTGGTCTCGACGCTGGATAGCGCCATGGCTCAGCTGACGCACGGCGTACTGCATATCAATTGCCCGTTTGCGGAACCCCTATATGGCGCTGACGACGAAGCCGCCTACCGTGACTGGCTGACGGCGCTGGGCGACTGGTGGCGCCACCGCGAACCCTGGCTGCGTGAAATGCGCCGGACGACCTTGGCGCAGCAGCCCGACTGGGATGAATGGCGGCGCAAGCGCGGCGTTGTCATTGTCGGACAGGTCGGTCCGCAGCAGGGGGCGCAGATCGCGCGGTGGGCCAGCGCCCTTGGCTGGCCGCTGATCGGCGATGTGCTGTCGCAAAGCGGCCAGCCGTTACCCTGTGCGGATATCTGGCTGGCGAATCCCGCGGCGCTGGAGCGGCTCGATCGGGCGGAAATCGTGGTGCAGTTCGGCGGCTGCCTGACCGGAAAACGGCTGTTGCAGTGGCAGGAAACGTGCCGTCCGCAGTCGTTCTGGCTGGTGGATGCGCTGCCCGGCCGGCTGGATCCGGCGCAGCATCGCGGCCGCCGTCTGATCGCCGACATCGGCGACTGGCTCGCCGCGCATCCTCCGCTGACGCAATCCCCCTGGGCCGACGATCTGACGGCGATAGCCCGTCATGCCCGGCAGCAGGTTACGGCCCATCTGGCTGCGCGCTTTGGCGAGGCGCAATTGGCGCAACGGCTGCCGGAACTGCTGCCGCCGGACGGTCAGCTTTTTGTCGGCAATAGCCTGGTGGTGCGGCTGATTGACGCGCTGGCGCAGCTGCCGCAACAATATCCGGTGTACGGTAACCGGGGCGCCAGCGGCATCGACGGGCTAATCTCCACCCTGGCCGGCGTTCAGCGCGGCAATGGCAAGGCGACGCTGGGGATCGTGGGCGATCTCTCCGCGCTGTACGATCTTAATGCGCTGGCGCTGCTGCGCCAGGCGCCGGCGCCGCTGGTGCTGATCGTGGTCAACAATAACGGCGGCCAGATATTCTCCCTGTTGCCGACGCCGCCGCAGCAGCGGGAAGCGTTTTACTGTATGCCGCAGAATGTGGAGTTCGGCCATGCGGCGGCGATGTTCGGTCTTGACTACGTGCGCGCCGACAGCTGGCGGCAGATAAGCGATGCCGTCGCCCGCTGCTGGGCGCAGGGCGGCGTCACCCTGCTGGAGGTGGTGGTGCCGCCGAAGGATGGGGCGGAAACGCTGAGCGCCCTGGTGGCGCAGGCGGCGACGTGGTAA
- a CDS encoding nicotinamide mononucleotide deamidase-related protein YfaY — MLRVEMLCTGDEVLHGQIMDTNAAWLADYLFQQGLPMSSRMTVGDDLDALVSALTQRSRIADILIVNGGLGPTSDDLSALAAATAAGEGLVEHAEWLARMEAFFAGRGRVMAPNNRKQAQIPAGAEMIDNPVGTACGFSLRLDKCLLFFTPGVPSEFKVMVEQQIMPRLRERFAIGQAPLCLRLTTFGRSESDLANQLDGLALPPGVVLGYRSAMPIIELKLTGPAAQRTAMEQLWQQVRSVAGENTLFEGTEGLPAQLARRLAERGLRLAVSERFTAGLLNWRLQAVGMPLAGGELPADTRSRDLNQLAADTRQLAERHAAPLALTVGARDDERLTIALHTPQGTFAQTIQSAAPRYSLKIHQELTAIFAMNMLRRWLNGWPVYGGHGWIAVLETLESGHQGLSAE; from the coding sequence ATGCTTAGGGTCGAGATGTTATGTACCGGCGATGAAGTGCTGCATGGTCAGATTATGGATACCAATGCGGCCTGGCTGGCGGACTACCTGTTTCAGCAGGGATTGCCGATGAGCAGCCGGATGACGGTGGGGGACGATCTCGACGCGTTGGTCAGCGCGCTGACCCAGCGCAGCCGGATCGCCGATATTCTGATTGTCAATGGCGGGCTGGGGCCGACCAGCGACGACCTTAGCGCCCTGGCGGCGGCCACCGCGGCGGGCGAAGGATTGGTTGAGCACGCGGAGTGGCTGGCGCGCATGGAGGCCTTTTTTGCCGGGCGCGGACGGGTGATGGCGCCCAACAATCGTAAACAGGCGCAGATCCCCGCCGGCGCGGAAATGATCGATAACCCGGTCGGTACGGCCTGCGGTTTTTCCCTGCGGTTAGATAAATGCCTGCTGTTTTTTACCCCGGGCGTGCCTTCCGAATTCAAGGTGATGGTGGAGCAGCAAATCATGCCGCGTCTGCGCGAGCGTTTTGCCATCGGCCAGGCGCCGCTGTGTCTGCGTTTGACCACCTTCGGCCGTTCGGAAAGCGATCTCGCCAACCAGCTGGACGGGCTGGCGCTGCCGCCGGGCGTGGTGCTGGGCTATCGCTCCGCGATGCCGATTATCGAGCTGAAACTGACGGGGCCGGCGGCGCAGCGGACGGCGATGGAGCAACTGTGGCAGCAGGTGCGTAGCGTGGCGGGGGAAAATACGCTATTTGAAGGCACCGAGGGGTTGCCCGCGCAGCTGGCGCGCCGGCTGGCTGAGCGCGGGCTTCGGCTGGCGGTGAGTGAGCGCTTTACCGCCGGCCTGCTGAACTGGCGGCTACAGGCGGTCGGCATGCCGCTGGCGGGGGGCGAGTTGCCGGCAGATACCCGCTCGCGGGACTTGAACCAACTGGCGGCCGATACCCGCCAACTGGCGGAACGTCACGCCGCCCCGCTGGCGCTGACGGTCGGCGCCAGGGATGACGAGCGGCTGACCATTGCGCTGCATACGCCGCAAGGGACGTTTGCCCAGACGATACAGTCCGCCGCGCCGCGTTATAGTCTGAAGATACATCAGGAACTGACGGCCATATTCGCCATGAATATGCTGCGCCGCTGGCTGAATGGCTGGCCGGTTTACGGCGGCCACGGCTGGATCGCCGTGCTGGAGACATTGGAGTCAGGGCATCAGGGGTTATCAGCGGAATAG
- a CDS encoding SDR family oxidoreductase: protein MQKTVLITGCSSGIGLIAAQDLQKRGYRVLAACRRPEDVARMAELGLEGIELDLDDPASVEKAAAEVIALSGNRLYGLFNNAGYGLYGALRDISRRQLARQFSSNLFGTHQLTQLLLPAMLPHGEGRIIQTSSVMGLVATPGRGAYAASKFALEAWSDALRMELHGSGLHVSLIEPGPLTTRFTANVDQTRADRPVTNPGIARRFTLPPEAVLPKLRHALESPRPRLRYPVTLVAHALSWLRRLLPGRCLDNVLRTRS from the coding sequence ATGCAAAAAACGGTGCTGATTACCGGCTGTTCCAGCGGTATTGGTCTGATCGCGGCGCAGGATCTGCAAAAACGCGGCTACCGGGTGCTCGCCGCCTGTCGCCGCCCCGAGGATGTCGCGCGCATGGCGGAGCTGGGTCTGGAAGGGATCGAACTCGATCTGGACGACCCCGCCAGCGTTGAAAAGGCCGCCGCCGAGGTCATTGCGCTGAGCGGAAACCGCCTGTACGGGCTGTTTAATAACGCCGGATACGGATTATATGGCGCGTTGCGCGATATCTCGCGCCGGCAGTTGGCACGGCAGTTTTCCAGTAACCTGTTCGGTACGCATCAGTTGACGCAACTGCTGCTGCCGGCCATGTTGCCGCACGGCGAAGGGCGCATCATTCAGACCAGCTCGGTGATGGGGCTGGTGGCGACGCCCGGACGGGGCGCCTATGCGGCCAGTAAATTCGCTCTTGAAGCCTGGTCGGATGCGCTGCGCATGGAGCTGCACGGCAGCGGTCTGCACGTCAGCCTGATCGAACCCGGTCCGCTGACCACCCGCTTTACCGCCAACGTTGACCAGACCCGGGCCGATCGGCCGGTCACCAATCCCGGCATCGCCAGACGCTTTACGCTGCCGCCGGAAGCCGTATTGCCTAAACTGCGTCATGCGCTGGAGAGCCCGCGCCCCAGGCTGCGCTATCCGGTAACGCTGGTGGCGCACGCTCTGTCCTGGCTGCGCCGTCTGCTGCCCGGACGCTGTCTGGATAATGTATTACGTACCCGTTCCTAA
- a CDS encoding YfaZ family outer membrane protein, protein MKKFVIACAGSLLLATASAHAIGISGEAGRDYAGANASFGLLVPGLSGNVSYAHGDNNNDVYGFGLGYTIPAGPLKVTLGGKALYLNQDRGSDGHALALGGGVQWPINRYFSVYGEGYYSPDAFSSHVDHYVEGKAGVRWQALPILNVDVGYRYINLAGESGRSDNKLADSAYIGVGLSF, encoded by the coding sequence ATGAAAAAATTTGTGATTGCCTGTGCGGGAAGCTTGCTGCTTGCCACGGCTTCCGCGCATGCCATCGGTATTTCCGGGGAGGCGGGGCGCGACTATGCGGGCGCGAACGCCAGCTTCGGGCTGCTGGTCCCCGGCCTGTCCGGCAACGTAAGCTATGCCCACGGCGACAATAATAACGATGTGTACGGTTTCGGGTTGGGCTACACTATTCCCGCGGGACCGCTGAAAGTAACGCTGGGCGGCAAGGCTTTGTATCTGAATCAGGATCGCGGGTCGGACGGCCATGCGCTGGCGCTGGGCGGCGGGGTGCAGTGGCCGATCAACCGTTACTTCTCTGTTTACGGCGAAGGGTACTACTCGCCGGACGCGTTCTCCAGCCATGTCGATCACTATGTTGAAGGCAAGGCAGGCGTGCGCTGGCAGGCGCTGCCGATACTCAATGTGGATGTGGGTTACCGCTATATCAATCTGGCCGGCGAAAGCGGCCGTTCAGACAACAAGCTGGCGGATTCAGCCTACATCGGAGTTGGTCTGAGCTTCTGA